In Dasypus novemcinctus isolate mDasNov1 chromosome 23, mDasNov1.1.hap2, whole genome shotgun sequence, the following proteins share a genomic window:
- the UBN1 gene encoding ubinuclein-1 isoform X1 codes for MSEPHRVQFTSLPGSLNPAFLKKSRKEEVGGAEHHQDTEPAAAAVRITLTLFEPDHKRCPEFFYPELVKNIRGKVKGLQPGDKKKDVLDPFNDEEKERHKVEALARKFEEKYGGKKRRKDRIQDLIDMGYGYDESDSFIDNSEAYDELVPASLTTKYGGFYINSGTLQFRQASESEDDFIKEKKKKSPKKRKLKEGGEKIKKKKKDDTYDKEKKSKKSKFSKAGFTALNASKEKKKKKYSGALSVKEMLKKFQKEKEAQKKRDEEHKPLTVSSTEAQGLRELESTSDPLLSLFGSASDNDLLQAATAMDSLTDLDLEQLLSESPEGSPFCDVDEESNSLGVGLDPEFRQPSSLPEGLTAPLEKRIKELAQAARAAEGESKQKFFTQDINGILLDIEVQTRELSSQIRSGVYAYLASFLPCSKDTLVKRARKLHLYEQGGRLKEPLQKLKEAIGRVMPEQMAKYQDECQAHTQAKVAKMLEEEKDKEQRERICSDEEEDEEKGGRRIMGPRKKFQWNDEIRELLCQVVKIKLESYDLGRNKAQSLEDYVKAFLDAEVKPLWPKGWMQARTLFKESRRGHGHLTSILTKKKVIVPPKIKLKESSTKPDKKVSIPSGQIGGPIALPSEHQGGGLSIGAANRELPSQTSGSLANPAPINLEDSLDEDLIRNSASSLEAVSKELAVLNSRASGSSEFTLPVPSKVPAEKIAGVICTEEKRNFPKPIPSAPLPSSSLQSPLNFLAEQALALGQSSQEKKTESSGYKELSCQGPLSKSLPEVHQPKAKHHSLPRTSHGPQVAAPAPGPQVKVLHAGAQQKSFTPPAPLASKLQGPKAPSPQCHRSLLQLVKTATKGQSFHPSTSSSSGGTPAPSSSSHKNPGSPSTSLSQAAKQHAASSSGPLYRSTPFAGSLSKHGVASGSSSSGGMPVQSSASGNLLPGVQPPSTGQPSHRPVPSSAVKKPPVSQKLTLVAPPGGPNGDSGGGTQGVAKLLTSSLKPSAVSNVVPSTSLPKGTSGAVLLTSSSPLNLLSPSYKSSSPKLPGAMNSNSLGIIAPVPFPLHVLSFSADSSAKAGVSKDAIVTGPAPGTFHHGLSHSLLAGLHSSPHHAAPLPHAALSTHIPQSLPDASQLHGKGPSVPRKL; via the exons AAGAAAGATGTCTTGGATCCTTTCAAtgatgaagagaaggaaaggcaTAAAGTAGAGGCCCTTGCCCggaaatttgaagaaaaatac ggtGGAAAGAAACGTAGAAAAGACCGAATTCAGGACTTGATTGACATGGGGTACGGTTATGATGAATCCGATTCCTTCATTGATAACTCTGAGGca TATGATGAGCTTGTTCCAGCTTCTTTGACTACAAAGTATGGAGGATTTTACATTAACTCAGGAACCCTGCAGTTTAGACAAGCATCAGAATCTGAGGATGATTtcattaaagaaaagaagaaaaagtcccCAAAG AAGCGGAAGTTGAAGGAAGGTggtgaaaagataaagaagaagaaaaaagatgacACTTACGACAAGGAGAAGAAATCGAAGAAGTCCAAGTTTTCCAAAGCCGG CTTCACAGCCCTCAATGCCagtaaggagaaaaagaaaaagaaatactctGGGGCTTTAAGTGTtaaagaaatgttaaagaaatttcagaaggagaaagaagctCAGAAAAAGAGGGATGAGGAGCATAAGCCTTTAACGGTCTCATCCACGGAAGCTCAGGGCCTGCGGGAGTTGGAAAGCACCTCTGACCCCTTGCTTTCACTCTTCGGCTCTGCTTCCGACAACGACTTGCTTCAGGCAGCCACTGCCATGGACTCACTGACTGACTTGGACTTGGAGCAGCTGCTCAGCGAGTCTCCAGAAGGGAGCCCCTTCTGTGACGTGGATGAGGAAAGCAACTCTCTTGGAGTGGGATTGGACCCGGAATTCAGGCAACCCTCTTCCCTCCCTGAAGGCCTGACAGCACCCCTGGAAAAGCGCATTAAGGAGCTGGCTCAG GCTGCCCGAGCTGCGGAGGGAGAGAGCAAACAGAAATTCTTCACTCAGGATATCAATGGCATCCTATTAGA CATAGAGGTGCAAACTCGGGAGCTGAGTAGCCAGATCCGTTCAGGGGTGTATGCCTATCTCGCTTCGTTCCTGCCCTGCAGCAAGGACACCCTAGTCAAACGGGCTCGGAAACTGCATCTCTACGAACAG GGCGGGCGTCTGAAGGAGCCTCTCCAGAAGCTTAAAGAAGCCATTGGCAGGGTGATGCCAGAGCAGATGGCCAAGTACCAGGACGAATGCCAGGCACACACGCAAGCAAAGGTTGCTAA GATGCtggaagaggagaaagacaaggagCAGAGAGAACGGATTTGTTCTGATgaggaagaagatgaagaaaagggGGGCAGACGGATCATGGGGCCCCGGAAGAAATTCCAATGGAATGATGAAATCAG GGAGCTGCTCTGCCAAGTGGTGAAGATAAAACTGGAGAGCTATGATCTGGGGAGGAACAAAGCCCAGTCTTTGGAGGACTACGTGAAGGCATTTCTAGATGCTGAAGTCAAACCTCTCTGGCCCAAAGGCTGGATGCAGGCCAG GACTCTGTTCAAGGAAAGCAGACGAGGCCACGGGCACCTGACCTCAATCCT GACCAAGAAGAAAGTAATAGTTCCTCCTAAAATCAAATTGAAG GAATCATCTACTAAGCCTGATAAAAAGGTTTCCATTCCGTCAGGCCAGATCGGTGGTCCCATTGCTTTGCCTTCAGAACATCAGGGAGGAGGCCTGAGCATCGGGGCTGCAAACAGGGAGCTCCCATCTCAGACATCTGGCAGCCTTGCTAATCCTGCTCCCATCAATCTGGAAGACTCCTTGGATGAGGACTTAATCCGTAATTCAGCCTCCTCATTGGAAGCCGTGTCTAAGGAATTGGCTGTATTGAATAGCAGAGCAAGTGGGAGCTCTGAATTCACATTGCCTGTACCCTCAAAAGTGCCTGCAGAAAAAATCGCAGGTGTCATATGTacagaagaaaaaaggaactttCCGAAGCCCATCCCTTCTGCTCCACTACCCTCTAGCTCTCTGCAGTCACCCCTCAATTTTCTGGCTGAACAGGCTCTGGCACTGGGGCAGTCCTCTcaggagaaaaaaacagagagttCTGGCTACAAAGAGCTGTCCTGTCAGGGTCCCCTCAGTAAGAGCCTGCCAGAGGTGCACCAGCCCAAGGCAAAACACCACAGTTTGCCACGGACGTCTCACGGACCCCAGGTGGCAGCTCCAGCGCCTGGCCCCCAAGTTAAAGTCCTTCATGCAGGCGCTCAGCAGAAGAGCTTCACTCCCCCAGCCCCGCTTGCCAGTAAGCTCCAAGGCCCCAAGGCTCCCTCCCCCCAGTGTCATCGTTCCCTCCTCCAGCTGGTAAAGACGGCGACCAAAGGCCAGAGCTTCCATCCCTCCACATCATCCTCTTCAGGGGGCACGCCCGCCCCCAGCAGCAGCTCTCATAAGAACCCAGGCTCACCTTCCACATCCCTGAGCCAAGCAGCAAAACAGCATGCAGCCAGCTCTTCAGGGCCACTTTACAGGAGCACTCCCTTTGCCGGCTCACTCTCCAAACACGGGGTTGCTTCCGGCAGCTCTTCCTCCGGAGGGATGCCAGTCCAGAGTTCTGCTTCTGGGAACCTGCTTCCAGGCGTGCAGCCTCCCTCCACTGGACAGCCCAGCCACCGGCCCGTCCCAAGCTCAGCAGTGAAAAAGCCTCCTGTTTCCCAGAAACTGACGCTGGTGGCACCTCCAGGTGGTCCAAATGGAGATTCTGGCGGGGGAACCCAGGGAGTGGCCAAGTTACTGACCTCCTCCCTGAAGCCCTCTGCGGTTAGCAATGTGGTGCCGTCTACCTCCTTGCCA AAAGGAACGAGTGGGGCTGTGCTGCTAACCAGCTCCTCTCCCTTAAACCTGCTGTCTCCTTCCTACAAGTCCAGCAGCCCAAAGCTGCCTGGGGCCATGAACTCGAACTCTCTGGGCATTATAGCCCCTGTCCCGTTTCCTCTTCATGTGCTCTCCTTCAGTGCCGACTCCTCTGCCAAAGCAGGGGTCTCCAAGGATGCCATCGTCACAGGGCCTGCCCCTGGGACTTTCCACCATGGCCTCAGCCACA GTCTTCTGGCTGGCTTGCATTCCAGCCCGCACCATGCAGCGCCTCTCCCACACGCTGCCTTGTCTACCCATATTCCACAGAGTCTGCCAG
- the UBN1 gene encoding ubinuclein-1 isoform X2, translating to MSEPHRVQFTSLPGSLNPAFLKKSRKEEVGGAEHHQDTEPAAAAVRITLTLFEPDHKRCPEFFYPELVKNIRGKVKGLQPGDKKKDVLDPFNDEEKERHKVEALARKFEEKYGGKKRRKDRIQDLIDMGYGYDESDSFIDNSEAYDELVPASLTTKYGGFYINSGTLQFRQASESEDDFIKEKKKKSPKKRKLKEGGEKIKKKKKDDTYDKEKKSKKSKFSKAGFTALNASKEKKKKKYSGALSVKEMLKKFQKEKEAQKKRDEEHKPLTVSSTEAQGLRELESTSDPLLSLFGSASDNDLLQAATAMDSLTDLDLEQLLSESPEGSPFCDVDEESNSLGVGLDPEFRQPSSLPEGLTAPLEKRIKELAQAARAAEGESKQKFFTQDINGILLDIEVQTRELSSQIRSGVYAYLASFLPCSKDTLVKRARKLHLYEQGGRLKEPLQKLKEAIGRVMPEQMAKYQDECQAHTQAKVAKMLEEEKDKEQRERICSDEEEDEEKGGRRIMGPRKKFQWNDEIRELLCQVVKIKLESYDLGRNKAQSLEDYVKAFLDAEVKPLWPKGWMQARTLFKESRRGHGHLTSILTKKKVIVPPKIKLKESSTKPDKKVSIPSGQIGGPIALPSEHQGGGLSIGAANRELPSQTSGSLANPAPINLEDSLDEDLIRNSASSLEAVSKELAVLNSRASGSSEFTLPVPSKVPAEKIAGVICTEEKRNFPKPIPSAPLPSSSLQSPLNFLAEQALALGQSSQEKKTESSGYKELSCQGPLSKSLPEVHQPKAKHHSLPRTSHGPQVAAPAPGPQVKVLHAGAQQKSFTPPAPLASKLQGPKAPSPQCHRSLLQLVKTATKGQSFHPSTSSSSGGTPAPSSSSHKNPGSPSTSLSQAAKQHAASSSGPLYRSTPFAGSLSKHGVASGSSSSGGMPVQSSASGNLLPGVQPPSTGQPSHRPVPSSAVKKPPVSQKLTLVAPPGGPNGDSGGGTQGVAKLLTSSLKPSAVSNVVPSTSLPKGTSGAVLLTSSSPLNLLSPSYKSSSPKLPGAMNSNSLGIIAPVPFPLHVLSFSADSSAKAGVSKDAIVTGPAPGTFHHGLSHNASQLHGKGPSVPRKL from the exons AAGAAAGATGTCTTGGATCCTTTCAAtgatgaagagaaggaaaggcaTAAAGTAGAGGCCCTTGCCCggaaatttgaagaaaaatac ggtGGAAAGAAACGTAGAAAAGACCGAATTCAGGACTTGATTGACATGGGGTACGGTTATGATGAATCCGATTCCTTCATTGATAACTCTGAGGca TATGATGAGCTTGTTCCAGCTTCTTTGACTACAAAGTATGGAGGATTTTACATTAACTCAGGAACCCTGCAGTTTAGACAAGCATCAGAATCTGAGGATGATTtcattaaagaaaagaagaaaaagtcccCAAAG AAGCGGAAGTTGAAGGAAGGTggtgaaaagataaagaagaagaaaaaagatgacACTTACGACAAGGAGAAGAAATCGAAGAAGTCCAAGTTTTCCAAAGCCGG CTTCACAGCCCTCAATGCCagtaaggagaaaaagaaaaagaaatactctGGGGCTTTAAGTGTtaaagaaatgttaaagaaatttcagaaggagaaagaagctCAGAAAAAGAGGGATGAGGAGCATAAGCCTTTAACGGTCTCATCCACGGAAGCTCAGGGCCTGCGGGAGTTGGAAAGCACCTCTGACCCCTTGCTTTCACTCTTCGGCTCTGCTTCCGACAACGACTTGCTTCAGGCAGCCACTGCCATGGACTCACTGACTGACTTGGACTTGGAGCAGCTGCTCAGCGAGTCTCCAGAAGGGAGCCCCTTCTGTGACGTGGATGAGGAAAGCAACTCTCTTGGAGTGGGATTGGACCCGGAATTCAGGCAACCCTCTTCCCTCCCTGAAGGCCTGACAGCACCCCTGGAAAAGCGCATTAAGGAGCTGGCTCAG GCTGCCCGAGCTGCGGAGGGAGAGAGCAAACAGAAATTCTTCACTCAGGATATCAATGGCATCCTATTAGA CATAGAGGTGCAAACTCGGGAGCTGAGTAGCCAGATCCGTTCAGGGGTGTATGCCTATCTCGCTTCGTTCCTGCCCTGCAGCAAGGACACCCTAGTCAAACGGGCTCGGAAACTGCATCTCTACGAACAG GGCGGGCGTCTGAAGGAGCCTCTCCAGAAGCTTAAAGAAGCCATTGGCAGGGTGATGCCAGAGCAGATGGCCAAGTACCAGGACGAATGCCAGGCACACACGCAAGCAAAGGTTGCTAA GATGCtggaagaggagaaagacaaggagCAGAGAGAACGGATTTGTTCTGATgaggaagaagatgaagaaaagggGGGCAGACGGATCATGGGGCCCCGGAAGAAATTCCAATGGAATGATGAAATCAG GGAGCTGCTCTGCCAAGTGGTGAAGATAAAACTGGAGAGCTATGATCTGGGGAGGAACAAAGCCCAGTCTTTGGAGGACTACGTGAAGGCATTTCTAGATGCTGAAGTCAAACCTCTCTGGCCCAAAGGCTGGATGCAGGCCAG GACTCTGTTCAAGGAAAGCAGACGAGGCCACGGGCACCTGACCTCAATCCT GACCAAGAAGAAAGTAATAGTTCCTCCTAAAATCAAATTGAAG GAATCATCTACTAAGCCTGATAAAAAGGTTTCCATTCCGTCAGGCCAGATCGGTGGTCCCATTGCTTTGCCTTCAGAACATCAGGGAGGAGGCCTGAGCATCGGGGCTGCAAACAGGGAGCTCCCATCTCAGACATCTGGCAGCCTTGCTAATCCTGCTCCCATCAATCTGGAAGACTCCTTGGATGAGGACTTAATCCGTAATTCAGCCTCCTCATTGGAAGCCGTGTCTAAGGAATTGGCTGTATTGAATAGCAGAGCAAGTGGGAGCTCTGAATTCACATTGCCTGTACCCTCAAAAGTGCCTGCAGAAAAAATCGCAGGTGTCATATGTacagaagaaaaaaggaactttCCGAAGCCCATCCCTTCTGCTCCACTACCCTCTAGCTCTCTGCAGTCACCCCTCAATTTTCTGGCTGAACAGGCTCTGGCACTGGGGCAGTCCTCTcaggagaaaaaaacagagagttCTGGCTACAAAGAGCTGTCCTGTCAGGGTCCCCTCAGTAAGAGCCTGCCAGAGGTGCACCAGCCCAAGGCAAAACACCACAGTTTGCCACGGACGTCTCACGGACCCCAGGTGGCAGCTCCAGCGCCTGGCCCCCAAGTTAAAGTCCTTCATGCAGGCGCTCAGCAGAAGAGCTTCACTCCCCCAGCCCCGCTTGCCAGTAAGCTCCAAGGCCCCAAGGCTCCCTCCCCCCAGTGTCATCGTTCCCTCCTCCAGCTGGTAAAGACGGCGACCAAAGGCCAGAGCTTCCATCCCTCCACATCATCCTCTTCAGGGGGCACGCCCGCCCCCAGCAGCAGCTCTCATAAGAACCCAGGCTCACCTTCCACATCCCTGAGCCAAGCAGCAAAACAGCATGCAGCCAGCTCTTCAGGGCCACTTTACAGGAGCACTCCCTTTGCCGGCTCACTCTCCAAACACGGGGTTGCTTCCGGCAGCTCTTCCTCCGGAGGGATGCCAGTCCAGAGTTCTGCTTCTGGGAACCTGCTTCCAGGCGTGCAGCCTCCCTCCACTGGACAGCCCAGCCACCGGCCCGTCCCAAGCTCAGCAGTGAAAAAGCCTCCTGTTTCCCAGAAACTGACGCTGGTGGCACCTCCAGGTGGTCCAAATGGAGATTCTGGCGGGGGAACCCAGGGAGTGGCCAAGTTACTGACCTCCTCCCTGAAGCCCTCTGCGGTTAGCAATGTGGTGCCGTCTACCTCCTTGCCA AAAGGAACGAGTGGGGCTGTGCTGCTAACCAGCTCCTCTCCCTTAAACCTGCTGTCTCCTTCCTACAAGTCCAGCAGCCCAAAGCTGCCTGGGGCCATGAACTCGAACTCTCTGGGCATTATAGCCCCTGTCCCGTTTCCTCTTCATGTGCTCTCCTTCAGTGCCGACTCCTCTGCCAAAGCAGGGGTCTCCAAGGATGCCATCGTCACAGGGCCTGCCCCTGGGACTTTCCACCATGGCCTCAGCCACA
- the UBN1 gene encoding ubinuclein-1 isoform X3, translating to MSEPHRVQFTSLPGSLNPAFLKKSRKEEVGGAEHHQDTEPAAAAVRITLTLFEPDHKRCPEFFYPELVKNIRGKVKGLQPGDKKKDVLDPFNDEEKERHKVEALARKFEEKYYDELVPASLTTKYGGFYINSGTLQFRQASESEDDFIKEKKKKSPKKRKLKEGGEKIKKKKKDDTYDKEKKSKKSKFSKAGFTALNASKEKKKKKYSGALSVKEMLKKFQKEKEAQKKRDEEHKPLTVSSTEAQGLRELESTSDPLLSLFGSASDNDLLQAATAMDSLTDLDLEQLLSESPEGSPFCDVDEESNSLGVGLDPEFRQPSSLPEGLTAPLEKRIKELAQAARAAEGESKQKFFTQDINGILLDIEVQTRELSSQIRSGVYAYLASFLPCSKDTLVKRARKLHLYEQGGRLKEPLQKLKEAIGRVMPEQMAKYQDECQAHTQAKVAKMLEEEKDKEQRERICSDEEEDEEKGGRRIMGPRKKFQWNDEIRELLCQVVKIKLESYDLGRNKAQSLEDYVKAFLDAEVKPLWPKGWMQARTLFKESRRGHGHLTSILTKKKVIVPPKIKLKESSTKPDKKVSIPSGQIGGPIALPSEHQGGGLSIGAANRELPSQTSGSLANPAPINLEDSLDEDLIRNSASSLEAVSKELAVLNSRASGSSEFTLPVPSKVPAEKIAGVICTEEKRNFPKPIPSAPLPSSSLQSPLNFLAEQALALGQSSQEKKTESSGYKELSCQGPLSKSLPEVHQPKAKHHSLPRTSHGPQVAAPAPGPQVKVLHAGAQQKSFTPPAPLASKLQGPKAPSPQCHRSLLQLVKTATKGQSFHPSTSSSSGGTPAPSSSSHKNPGSPSTSLSQAAKQHAASSSGPLYRSTPFAGSLSKHGVASGSSSSGGMPVQSSASGNLLPGVQPPSTGQPSHRPVPSSAVKKPPVSQKLTLVAPPGGPNGDSGGGTQGVAKLLTSSLKPSAVSNVVPSTSLPKGTSGAVLLTSSSPLNLLSPSYKSSSPKLPGAMNSNSLGIIAPVPFPLHVLSFSADSSAKAGVSKDAIVTGPAPGTFHHGLSHSLLAGLHSSPHHAAPLPHAALSTHIPQSLPDASQLHGKGPSVPRKL from the exons AAGAAAGATGTCTTGGATCCTTTCAAtgatgaagagaaggaaaggcaTAAAGTAGAGGCCCTTGCCCggaaatttgaagaaaaatac TATGATGAGCTTGTTCCAGCTTCTTTGACTACAAAGTATGGAGGATTTTACATTAACTCAGGAACCCTGCAGTTTAGACAAGCATCAGAATCTGAGGATGATTtcattaaagaaaagaagaaaaagtcccCAAAG AAGCGGAAGTTGAAGGAAGGTggtgaaaagataaagaagaagaaaaaagatgacACTTACGACAAGGAGAAGAAATCGAAGAAGTCCAAGTTTTCCAAAGCCGG CTTCACAGCCCTCAATGCCagtaaggagaaaaagaaaaagaaatactctGGGGCTTTAAGTGTtaaagaaatgttaaagaaatttcagaaggagaaagaagctCAGAAAAAGAGGGATGAGGAGCATAAGCCTTTAACGGTCTCATCCACGGAAGCTCAGGGCCTGCGGGAGTTGGAAAGCACCTCTGACCCCTTGCTTTCACTCTTCGGCTCTGCTTCCGACAACGACTTGCTTCAGGCAGCCACTGCCATGGACTCACTGACTGACTTGGACTTGGAGCAGCTGCTCAGCGAGTCTCCAGAAGGGAGCCCCTTCTGTGACGTGGATGAGGAAAGCAACTCTCTTGGAGTGGGATTGGACCCGGAATTCAGGCAACCCTCTTCCCTCCCTGAAGGCCTGACAGCACCCCTGGAAAAGCGCATTAAGGAGCTGGCTCAG GCTGCCCGAGCTGCGGAGGGAGAGAGCAAACAGAAATTCTTCACTCAGGATATCAATGGCATCCTATTAGA CATAGAGGTGCAAACTCGGGAGCTGAGTAGCCAGATCCGTTCAGGGGTGTATGCCTATCTCGCTTCGTTCCTGCCCTGCAGCAAGGACACCCTAGTCAAACGGGCTCGGAAACTGCATCTCTACGAACAG GGCGGGCGTCTGAAGGAGCCTCTCCAGAAGCTTAAAGAAGCCATTGGCAGGGTGATGCCAGAGCAGATGGCCAAGTACCAGGACGAATGCCAGGCACACACGCAAGCAAAGGTTGCTAA GATGCtggaagaggagaaagacaaggagCAGAGAGAACGGATTTGTTCTGATgaggaagaagatgaagaaaagggGGGCAGACGGATCATGGGGCCCCGGAAGAAATTCCAATGGAATGATGAAATCAG GGAGCTGCTCTGCCAAGTGGTGAAGATAAAACTGGAGAGCTATGATCTGGGGAGGAACAAAGCCCAGTCTTTGGAGGACTACGTGAAGGCATTTCTAGATGCTGAAGTCAAACCTCTCTGGCCCAAAGGCTGGATGCAGGCCAG GACTCTGTTCAAGGAAAGCAGACGAGGCCACGGGCACCTGACCTCAATCCT GACCAAGAAGAAAGTAATAGTTCCTCCTAAAATCAAATTGAAG GAATCATCTACTAAGCCTGATAAAAAGGTTTCCATTCCGTCAGGCCAGATCGGTGGTCCCATTGCTTTGCCTTCAGAACATCAGGGAGGAGGCCTGAGCATCGGGGCTGCAAACAGGGAGCTCCCATCTCAGACATCTGGCAGCCTTGCTAATCCTGCTCCCATCAATCTGGAAGACTCCTTGGATGAGGACTTAATCCGTAATTCAGCCTCCTCATTGGAAGCCGTGTCTAAGGAATTGGCTGTATTGAATAGCAGAGCAAGTGGGAGCTCTGAATTCACATTGCCTGTACCCTCAAAAGTGCCTGCAGAAAAAATCGCAGGTGTCATATGTacagaagaaaaaaggaactttCCGAAGCCCATCCCTTCTGCTCCACTACCCTCTAGCTCTCTGCAGTCACCCCTCAATTTTCTGGCTGAACAGGCTCTGGCACTGGGGCAGTCCTCTcaggagaaaaaaacagagagttCTGGCTACAAAGAGCTGTCCTGTCAGGGTCCCCTCAGTAAGAGCCTGCCAGAGGTGCACCAGCCCAAGGCAAAACACCACAGTTTGCCACGGACGTCTCACGGACCCCAGGTGGCAGCTCCAGCGCCTGGCCCCCAAGTTAAAGTCCTTCATGCAGGCGCTCAGCAGAAGAGCTTCACTCCCCCAGCCCCGCTTGCCAGTAAGCTCCAAGGCCCCAAGGCTCCCTCCCCCCAGTGTCATCGTTCCCTCCTCCAGCTGGTAAAGACGGCGACCAAAGGCCAGAGCTTCCATCCCTCCACATCATCCTCTTCAGGGGGCACGCCCGCCCCCAGCAGCAGCTCTCATAAGAACCCAGGCTCACCTTCCACATCCCTGAGCCAAGCAGCAAAACAGCATGCAGCCAGCTCTTCAGGGCCACTTTACAGGAGCACTCCCTTTGCCGGCTCACTCTCCAAACACGGGGTTGCTTCCGGCAGCTCTTCCTCCGGAGGGATGCCAGTCCAGAGTTCTGCTTCTGGGAACCTGCTTCCAGGCGTGCAGCCTCCCTCCACTGGACAGCCCAGCCACCGGCCCGTCCCAAGCTCAGCAGTGAAAAAGCCTCCTGTTTCCCAGAAACTGACGCTGGTGGCACCTCCAGGTGGTCCAAATGGAGATTCTGGCGGGGGAACCCAGGGAGTGGCCAAGTTACTGACCTCCTCCCTGAAGCCCTCTGCGGTTAGCAATGTGGTGCCGTCTACCTCCTTGCCA AAAGGAACGAGTGGGGCTGTGCTGCTAACCAGCTCCTCTCCCTTAAACCTGCTGTCTCCTTCCTACAAGTCCAGCAGCCCAAAGCTGCCTGGGGCCATGAACTCGAACTCTCTGGGCATTATAGCCCCTGTCCCGTTTCCTCTTCATGTGCTCTCCTTCAGTGCCGACTCCTCTGCCAAAGCAGGGGTCTCCAAGGATGCCATCGTCACAGGGCCTGCCCCTGGGACTTTCCACCATGGCCTCAGCCACA GTCTTCTGGCTGGCTTGCATTCCAGCCCGCACCATGCAGCGCCTCTCCCACACGCTGCCTTGTCTACCCATATTCCACAGAGTCTGCCAG